The Primulina huaijiensis isolate GDHJ02 chromosome 18, ASM1229523v2, whole genome shotgun sequence DNA window CATTGGCATTGCCAACCAGCAGTATCAGCTTATTCAAACAGGACTATATCCAATGTGCTCAATTCAAAGGCGTATCATTACCTGTCCACGACCAACAGCACATACTTCTTGAGTGGTACAAATTGAACCTGATCCCATTCCAACTCTCAGGCCATCCACACCAGCCTGAATCAAGTTTTGTGCTTGGTAAGCAGTCACCACATTCCCACCAATCAAATCCAAGTCGGGGTACATCTTCTTGGCATACTTTATCATCTCAATTTGATAAATCGAATTCCCTTGAGAACTATCAAGCACCACCACATTAACCCCCGCCTTCACCAAATGCTCCAATCTCTCTTTATCGGAATCCCTAGTCCCAATTGAAGCACCAACTAGAAACTCCCCATCAGAACCCAGAGAAGGCAACCCCAACTTTGGAAATCCCCTGATCCTCTCGATGTCATCACTGGTGACTAAATTAACGATTTCTTCTCCCTTTTCCCCATCACCTCTCACCAAAGGCACAAATTCGAGCTCATTTTTTGCTAAATATCCTGCAACATCCTCAAAACTGTAATTAGCTGGAAGTGAGACCGGAATATTTCTCATGTAGTCCAAAATCCTTGTTTCCTTGTCAGGTAATCTATCCCAGTCAGACTTCTGAACCGTTCCTAATAATTTCGAGTTTTGAGCCCCCGACTCCGTCACGAAAATGCAAGGAGCAGAAAGAAATTCCCCCGACGATAAAATCGAATCTGCCGGTGATTTAAAGACAAGATCGTGATTGAATGGGATTTTATGCGATTTCGCGAGGCTAACCAGTGATGCTTGGTGTGAAGCGGCGTTGTTGGAATGGATAAAACCGATGGCGCCAAGAGAAGCCATGGCAGCAGCCATGGATGACTCGGTTACGGTGTCCATCGGTGAGGCGACGCATGGGGTGGCGAGAGCCACGTGGCGGCTTAGCTTGGTGGAGAGAGAAACTGCCTCAGTCGGGAAGTCGATGTAGTGTGGTAGGAAGATTACGTCGTCGTATGTATAGGAGTAGCCCTGGCTGAAAAGCCTCGCCGCCGGGAAGCCATCGTCAAGTACGTGAGCGCCGTCCATCCGCCGCCGATCGATAAGTTTTAATAGtttcttattaaataaataaataataataataaataaataaatagggTACTAATTATAGAAGATATTTCGCCGAGGCAGACAATGTAAATATACAGTTGAGATTGGAGGGAAATGTACAAAATTCAGATGATCATTGGTGATTCGGATATTCCCTAACGTAAAGGAAAATGGCACGGGTAGATATCGTGCATCAAATCATTAGCTAACCAATTtctaaattcttgaatttttttttttatttccataCACAAAATACTATCTTGTACTCATCATTTGGAATAGGATATTGATTTCAACTCATTTTCTcctattatttatttcatataatAATTGTTAAGAAACCTAAGAATAGATATAAAATTTGACATCTTCGCTTTCGTAAAATTCGAGCAATTTCTTAAAAACTCAATTAAGAtatgaaattttgaatatttagatATGCTCTTGTTATAATTAATGCTCGATaagaatttttcaaattattttacttgGTTAATGGTTGACAGCTTCATTTCGAAACATGACAAGAATTTCCGACAGAATGTCTATTGTTTACCCAAGAGCCCTAAGCATaccatatttttttagaaaatatgaaTAACAAAATGTATTCTCcgatcaaaaaattaaaaagaaattcTGAGCGTATGGTAATGTTTATTATGATACTTGTAGTTGGACGCAAGACTAATAGAAAATCAAGCTCTTTTTGCCATAATTGGGTAAGGTTTGACCTAACTATAGGGCATTACTCTTAagccttgtttttttttttttttgacaagtAGTGAGGGATTGTTAGTGTTGGGCATAGAACCCAAGACCTCTCCCATATGTGGGAGAGATGATGCCACATGACCTAGAGGTCAGTGGCCTCTTAGGCCTTGTTTGATATGGGTGATAACGTGAATTTGTAGGTTTGTTTTCTGGTTAATATATTGTTTTGTGCCTTTATAACAAATCTCATGAATAAAACCCCATTAAATTTAACCTGCTTTGGGACATCATGTATAGAAATTCATCTTCAACAATCTATATTTATTCTTACATATATGTAGGGCtgggaaaatataccgaaataccgtaccgaaaaaataccgaaattaccgaaaaaatctatataccgaaaatttcggtacgatatgataccgtaccgaaattttcggtatcgaTATCGAtacgtaattatttttttcggaccgaaataccgaaaataatttttttattattttttttaaaaatttaagttcggtatactaaaaaaaaattcgatgtCGATATGTATCCgatatgaattttttcatatcgaaaattcggtatactgAATATGCGATATACCGAATTTCTGGTATCGGTATCGANACTTGAAAATAGCGTTTCACGCTATTTTCAAGTCCCGGTGTTCTCCAACCGGGGCGCTATTTTGGAATCCAAAATAGCGCCCCACATCTCCTGCGTCAAATTTGACGCAGGAGGCACCCTGCGTCAAAATTTGACGCAGGgtgttgtatttttttaaaattttttttatttacttttttattaattttaaattatgattaatttaataaataatatatgaattctttaatatattttaaatgatttaaaagcatttaattaatatattaaataaaaaaatattttgttagtattaataattgaaatttatttgattaacataTTAATCT harbors:
- the LOC140964148 gene encoding inosine-5'-monophosphate dehydrogenase 2-like; protein product: MDGAHVLDDGFPAARLFSQGYSYTYDDVIFLPHYIDFPTEAVSLSTKLSRHVALATPCVASPMDTVTESSMAAAMASLGAIGFIHSNNAASHQASLVSLAKSHKIPFNHDLVFKSPADSILSSGEFLSAPCIFVTESGAQNSKLLGTVQKSDWDRLPDKETRILDYMRNIPVSLPANYSFEDVAGYLAKNELEFVPLVRGDGEKGEEIVNLVTSDDIERIRGFPKLGLPSLGSDGEFLVGASIGTRDSDKERLEHLVKAGVNVVVLDSSQGNSIYQIEMIKYAKKMYPDLDLIGGNVVTAYQAQNLIQAGVDGLRVGMGSGSICTTQEVCAVGRGQATAVYKVASLAAQNGVPVIADGGISNSGHIVKALTLGASTVMMGSFLAGSNEAPGTYEYQGGRRVKKYRGMGSLEAMTKGSDARYLGDKAKLKIAQGVVGAVADKGSILKFIPYTMQAVKQGFQDLGASSLQSAHDLLRSGVLRLEVRTGAAQVEGGIHGLVSY